From a region of the Thalassospira sp. TSL5-1 genome:
- a CDS encoding urease subunit gamma, translating to MNLTPREKDKLLIAMAAMVARRRLERGVKLNYPEAIALITDYVVEGARDGVSVADLMRDGATVITRDQVMEGIAEMIPEIQVEATFPDGVKLVTVHEPIR from the coding sequence ATGAACCTGACGCCGCGTGAAAAGGACAAATTGCTGATCGCGATGGCCGCGATGGTGGCGCGCCGCAGGCTGGAGCGCGGGGTGAAGCTGAATTATCCCGAGGCCATTGCCCTGATTACCGATTATGTCGTCGAAGGCGCGCGTGACGGGGTTTCTGTTGCCGATCTAATGCGCGACGGGGCAACGGTGATCACCCGTGATCAGGTGATGGAGGGCATTGCCGAAATGATCCCGGAAATTCAGGTTGAAGCCACTTTTCCCGACGGGGTCAAGCTGGTGACTGTTCACGAACCCATTCGCTAA
- a CDS encoding energy-coupling factor ABC transporter ATP-binding protein, with translation MIELQNVTLRYGVQSVLTDISLSLGERRIGIVGANGSGKSTLARLLNGLLVPSSGKVLVDGLDTASEGRKVRARVGFVFQNPDNQIVFPVVEEDLAFGLKPLKLPKDDVSRRIDAMLARYDLGAYRTHPSHQLSGGQKQLLAICGVLIMEPACIVFDEPTTLLDLRNRNRVAQAIAALDQQVIMVSHDLDLLADYDRILVIDQGQVVCDDVPQKALPFYVDLMS, from the coding sequence ATGATCGAATTGCAGAATGTCACCCTGCGTTACGGGGTGCAAAGCGTGTTAACGGACATCTCCCTGTCATTGGGGGAACGCCGGATTGGCATTGTGGGTGCCAATGGATCGGGCAAAAGCACGCTGGCGCGATTACTCAACGGGCTTCTGGTGCCAAGTTCCGGCAAAGTACTGGTTGATGGCCTTGATACTGCCAGCGAGGGTCGCAAGGTGCGTGCCCGTGTCGGCTTTGTGTTTCAAAACCCGGATAATCAGATCGTCTTTCCCGTGGTCGAGGAAGACCTTGCCTTTGGCCTGAAACCCCTGAAACTGCCCAAGGATGACGTCAGCCGCCGGATTGATGCCATGCTGGCGCGCTATGATCTTGGCGCCTATCGCACCCATCCCAGCCACCAGTTAAGTGGCGGGCAAAAGCAGCTTTTGGCAATTTGTGGTGTTTTGATCATGGAACCCGCCTGCATTGTGTTTGACGAGCCCACCACATTGCTCGATTTGCGCAATCGCAACCGGGTAGCACAGGCGATTGCGGCACTGGACCAGCAGGTGATTATGGTCTCGCATGATCTCGACCTTCTGGCCGATTATGACCGCATTCTGGTGATCGATCAGGGGCAGGTGGTGTGTGACGATGTGCCACAAAAGGCGCTGCCTTTTTATGTGGATCTGATGTCATGA
- a CDS encoding energy-coupling factor transporter transmembrane protein EcfT — protein sequence MNVASGLYQDRASLLHRMPAGFKVLALVALGTAVFVIPSWQILLGILAVVIGLYGLARFSPQILWAQIRPLLWLLVVFFAVQLWLNDWQAGLVVVTRLAIVVLFAALVTLTTRVSVMLEALERAMQPLRFVGVNPEKVGLAFSLVLRFIPVIASVSHDVREAQKARGLNRNMLALTVPLIIRTLKMADDVADAIEARSYDPD from the coding sequence ATGAACGTTGCCAGCGGCCTGTATCAGGATCGCGCCTCGCTGCTCCATCGGATGCCTGCCGGGTTTAAGGTGCTCGCCCTTGTGGCGCTGGGCACGGCGGTGTTTGTGATTCCTAGCTGGCAAATTCTGCTGGGCATATTGGCGGTTGTTATTGGCCTGTATGGGCTGGCGCGGTTTTCACCGCAAATTTTATGGGCGCAAATCCGGCCCTTATTGTGGTTGCTTGTCGTGTTCTTCGCCGTGCAGCTTTGGCTAAATGACTGGCAGGCAGGCCTTGTGGTGGTCACGCGCCTTGCCATCGTTGTGCTGTTTGCTGCCCTTGTAACGCTGACAACGCGGGTTTCGGTAATGCTCGAAGCCCTGGAACGCGCCATGCAGCCGCTACGCTTTGTCGGTGTTAACCCGGAAAAGGTCGGCCTGGCCTTTTCGCTGGTGCTGCGCTTTATTCCCGTTATTGCCAGCGTTTCCCATGATGTGCGCGAGGCGCAAAAGGCGCGGGGGCTGAATCGCAACATGCTGGCCCTGACCGTGCCACTGATCATCCGCACCCTTAAAATGGCCGATGACGTCGCCGATGCGATTGAGGCACGGAGTTATGATCCCGATTGA
- a CDS encoding urease accessory protein UreF → MSIKEVAPAGQLDPAGLMRLMTWLGPSFPVGAYTYSHGVEYAIEDGRVHTRDSVIAWIEGVLAFGAGRIDGVLFCQAYEAAKQGDLDALVEIGIDADCRRGTAEMALEATAQGRAFVSTVSQVWDDPLLDGWAASLRGVDRLPSYPVAVGIAAAGIGVDLRSALTAFFHAMAANLVSSAVRLVPLGQTDGIRAVAALEKAVEMAVERAIATEPEDIGACAPLVDWTSMKHETQYTRLFRS, encoded by the coding sequence ATGAGCATTAAGGAAGTCGCTCCGGCAGGGCAGCTTGACCCGGCCGGGTTGATGCGCCTGATGACATGGCTGGGGCCGTCTTTTCCGGTCGGGGCTTATACCTATTCGCATGGTGTTGAATATGCGATCGAGGATGGCCGGGTTCACACCCGCGACAGCGTGATTGCCTGGATCGAAGGGGTGCTGGCCTTTGGCGCCGGGCGGATCGACGGGGTGCTGTTTTGCCAGGCTTACGAAGCGGCAAAACAGGGTGACCTGGATGCGCTGGTCGAGATTGGCATCGATGCCGATTGCCGCAGGGGCACGGCCGAAATGGCGCTGGAGGCAACGGCGCAGGGGCGGGCCTTTGTTTCCACCGTTAGCCAGGTGTGGGATGATCCGTTGCTCGACGGCTGGGCAGCGTCCTTGCGCGGGGTGGACCGTTTGCCGTCCTATCCGGTGGCGGTTGGCATTGCGGCGGCGGGCATTGGCGTTGATTTGCGCAGTGCGCTCACCGCGTTTTTCCACGCGATGGCGGCCAATCTGGTTTCAAGTGCGGTGCGTCTGGTGCCGTTGGGGCAGACAGATGGCATCCGGGCGGTGGCCGCCCTTGAAAAGGCGGTCGAAATGGCGGTTGAGCGTGCTATTGCGACCGAGCCGGAAGATATCGGGGCCTGTGCGCCTTTGGTGGATTGGACCTCGATGAAACACGAAACCCAATATACAAGGTTGTTCCGATCATGA
- a CDS encoding urease accessory protein UreD, whose protein sequence is MQLGKIENSARNDAAMLASLRPIVTDGRAEVAFKAAPVSHMPSSLDHLYYRDPMKMLFPRPQPGDISQAVLATTSGGMVGGDQLSFAGRTGENARLLITAQAAEKVYRSLGPDGKMQVALTADNHSWLEWLPQETILFDGARLRRTTSVSVSGSGRVLAGEMMVFGRLARGEVFTRGLARDAWDVSLDGRPVWRDALHLEGDILPVLDHPACFNGARASATAVFVGRGAEETLGTARECLEGAVQQGDGVLAAATAMTNIVIVRWLAVEPMRLRSAYGIWWAAFRNRVNNLPARLPRMWEI, encoded by the coding sequence GTGCAACTCGGCAAGATTGAAAATTCTGCGCGCAATGACGCTGCCATGCTGGCATCCCTGCGCCCAATCGTGACCGATGGCCGGGCCGAGGTGGCCTTCAAGGCCGCACCCGTTTCCCATATGCCTTCCAGCCTGGATCATCTTTATTACCGCGATCCAATGAAAATGCTGTTTCCGCGCCCGCAGCCCGGCGATATCAGCCAGGCGGTGCTGGCCACAACATCGGGTGGCATGGTCGGCGGCGACCAGCTTTCATTTGCCGGGCGCACGGGGGAAAATGCCCGCCTTCTCATTACCGCCCAGGCTGCCGAGAAGGTTTACCGGTCGTTGGGGCCGGATGGCAAAATGCAGGTGGCGCTAACCGCCGATAACCATTCCTGGCTGGAATGGCTGCCACAGGAAACCATCCTGTTTGACGGGGCGCGTCTGCGTCGCACCACGTCGGTTTCGGTTTCGGGTTCTGGCCGGGTTCTGGCCGGGGAAATGATGGTGTTTGGCCGCCTCGCCCGGGGTGAGGTTTTTACCCGCGGGCTGGCACGCGATGCCTGGGATGTGTCGCTGGATGGTCGCCCGGTCTGGCGCGATGCGCTGCATCTTGAAGGTGATATTTTACCGGTGCTGGATCATCCAGCCTGTTTTAATGGGGCGCGGGCCAGTGCGACGGCGGTTTTTGTCGGTCGGGGGGCCGAAGAAACGCTGGGCACGGCCCGTGAGTGCCTGGAGGGCGCTGTGCAACAGGGGGATGGCGTTTTGGCCGCCGCTACCGCAATGACAAATATTGTGATTGTGCGGTGGCTGGCGGTCGAACCCATGCGGTTGCGCAGCGCCTATGGCATCTGGTGGGCGGCCTTTCGCAACCGGGTGAATAACCTGCCCGCCCGCCTGCCGCGCATGTGGGAGATTTAA
- a CDS encoding urease subunit beta, whose product MIPGEIITASGTLTLNDGRETLTLTVSNTGDRPVQVGSHYHFYETNPGLDFDREAARGFRLDVPAGSAVRFEPGQTREVQLVRYAGKGVVYGFNGKINGALGG is encoded by the coding sequence ATGATCCCTGGTGAAATTATCACGGCTTCTGGCACCCTGACCCTGAATGACGGGCGTGAAACCTTGACATTGACCGTCTCAAACACCGGCGATCGCCCGGTGCAGGTGGGCTCGCATTATCATTTTTACGAAACCAATCCCGGCCTTGATTTTGACCGCGAGGCCGCCCGCGGCTTTCGCCTTGATGTGCCCGCAGGCAGTGCGGTGCGGTTTGAACCGGGCCAAACCCGCGAGGTGCAACTGGTGCGCTATGCCGGCAAGGGCGTGGTTTACGGGTTTAATGGCAAAATCAATGGCGCGTTGGGGGGCTGA
- the ureG gene encoding urease accessory protein UreG, whose product MTSPLRIGIGGPVGSGKTALLERLCKAMRDEFNIAAITNDIYTREDAEFMTRSGALDSDRIAGVETGGCPHTAIREDASINLAAVEDMSAKHPGLEAIFIESGGDNLSATFSPELADITIYVIDVSAGDKIPRKGGPGITRSDLLIINKTDLAPLVGADLAVMDRDARKMRGDRPFVFTNLKAMEGLEDVKNFIIESGGLRQSAA is encoded by the coding sequence ATGACGTCACCGCTTCGTATTGGCATTGGCGGGCCGGTTGGCTCAGGCAAAACGGCATTGCTGGAACGTTTGTGCAAGGCGATGCGCGATGAATTTAACATCGCCGCAATTACCAACGACATTTACACCCGCGAAGATGCTGAATTCATGACACGCTCGGGCGCGCTGGACTCCGATCGCATTGCCGGGGTGGAAACCGGCGGCTGCCCGCATACCGCCATTCGCGAGGATGCCTCGATCAATCTTGCGGCGGTCGAGGATATGTCGGCCAAACATCCGGGGCTCGAGGCGATTTTTATTGAATCGGGCGGGGATAATCTCTCGGCCACCTTTTCGCCGGAGCTCGCAGACATCACGATTTACGTGATTGACGTATCGGCAGGCGATAAAATTCCGCGCAAGGGCGGGCCGGGCATTACCCGATCAGACCTTTTGATTATCAATAAAACCGATCTCGCCCCGTTGGTGGGGGCCGATCTGGCGGTTATGGACCGGGATGCACGCAAAATGCGTGGCGACCGGCCATTCGTTTTCACCAATCTCAAGGCGATGGAAGGTCTTGAGGATGTGAAGAATTTTATCATCGAATCAGGGGGGCTCCGTCAATCTGCTGCGTGA
- the ureC gene encoding urease subunit alpha encodes MAYEIDRPSYAAMFGPTVGDKVRLADTDLIIEVEKDFTTYGEEVKFGGGKVIRDGMGQSQASRAEGAVDTVITNALILDYWGIVKADIGLRDGRIAAIGKAGNPDIQPDVDIIIGPGTEVIAGEGNIVTAGGIDAHIHWICPQQADEALYSGVTTMLGGGTGPAAGTNATTCTPGPWHIARMLQAADGLPVNVGYFGKGNATLPASLIEQVKAGACGLKLHEDWGTTPATIDSCLSVADDLDVQVMIHTDTLNESGFVEHSRAAFKGRTIHTFHTEGAGGGHAPDIIKLCGEANVLPSSTNPTRPFTVNTIDEHLDMLMVCHHLDPKIPEDVAFAESRIRRETIAAEDILHDLGAFSIISSDSQAMGRVGEVICRTWQTADKMKKQRGSLPEDGPGNDNFRAKRYVAKYTINPAIAQGISRHVGSIEVGKIADLVVWKPMFFGVKPDMILKGGMIMGAAMGDPNASIPTPQPVHYRPMFGAYGRALTQSCFTFASQAGIDAGIAAEFGLQRQLLAVSNTRNIGKKDMKLNDALPKIDVDPETYQVHADGVHLTCQPATEVPMAQRYFLF; translated from the coding sequence ATGGCTTATGAAATTGATCGTCCGTCCTATGCCGCCATGTTTGGCCCGACCGTGGGCGACAAGGTGCGCCTGGCCGATACCGACCTGATCATCGAGGTGGAAAAGGATTTCACCACCTATGGCGAGGAAGTGAAATTTGGCGGCGGCAAGGTTATCCGCGATGGCATGGGACAATCCCAGGCATCGCGTGCCGAGGGCGCGGTTGATACGGTTATTACCAATGCCCTGATCCTGGATTATTGGGGCATTGTGAAGGCCGATATTGGCCTGCGCGATGGCCGCATTGCCGCCATTGGCAAGGCCGGGAACCCGGATATTCAGCCCGATGTGGATATTATTATTGGTCCGGGGACCGAGGTGATTGCCGGGGAAGGCAATATCGTTACCGCAGGCGGCATTGATGCGCATATTCACTGGATCTGCCCGCAGCAGGCCGACGAGGCGCTTTATTCCGGTGTCACCACCATGCTGGGCGGTGGTACCGGCCCGGCGGCGGGCACCAATGCCACCACCTGCACCCCCGGCCCCTGGCATATTGCCCGGATGTTGCAGGCGGCTGATGGCCTGCCGGTGAATGTCGGTTATTTTGGCAAGGGCAATGCCACGCTGCCCGCTTCGCTGATCGAACAGGTCAAGGCCGGTGCCTGTGGCCTGAAACTGCATGAGGATTGGGGCACAACCCCCGCCACGATTGATAGCTGCCTGTCGGTTGCCGATGACCTTGACGTGCAGGTGATGATCCATACCGATACGCTTAATGAAAGTGGCTTTGTCGAACATAGCCGGGCGGCGTTCAAGGGCCGCACCATCCATACCTTCCATACCGAAGGGGCCGGTGGCGGCCATGCGCCCGACATCATCAAGCTGTGCGGCGAAGCCAATGTGCTGCCCAGCTCCACCAACCCGACCCGGCCCTTTACGGTCAATACCATCGACGAGCATTTGGATATGCTGATGGTGTGTCACCATCTCGATCCGAAAATTCCCGAAGATGTGGCCTTTGCCGAAAGCCGTATTCGCCGCGAAACCATTGCCGCCGAAGACATTTTGCACGACCTTGGCGCGTTCTCGATCATTTCATCGGACAGCCAGGCGATGGGCCGCGTGGGCGAGGTGATTTGCCGTACCTGGCAAACGGCCGATAAAATGAAAAAACAGCGCGGCAGCCTGCCCGAAGACGGGCCGGGCAATGATAATTTCCGCGCCAAACGCTATGTCGCCAAATACACCATTAATCCGGCAATTGCGCAGGGCATTTCGCGCCATGTTGGCTCGATCGAGGTGGGTAAAATCGCCGATCTGGTGGTGTGGAAGCCGATGTTCTTTGGCGTCAAACCCGACATGATTTTAAAGGGCGGCATGATTATGGGGGCCGCCATGGGCGACCCCAATGCGTCAATCCCGACACCGCAGCCGGTGCATTATCGCCCGATGTTTGGCGCCTATGGCCGGGCATTAACGCAATCGTGCTTTACTTTTGCCTCCCAGGCCGGGATTGATGCGGGTATTGCCGCCGAATTTGGCCTGCAACGGCAATTGCTGGCGGTTTCCAACACCCGCAATATTGGCAAAAAGGACATGAAGCTCAATGATGCCCTGCCAAAAATTGATGTGGACCCGGAAACCTATCAGGTCCATGCCGATGGCGTGCATCTCACCTGCCAACCGGCCACCGAAGTGCCGATGGCACAGCGTTATTTCCTGTTTTAA
- the fghA gene encoding S-formylglutathione hydrolase, translated as MSIENISSAKSFGGWHKQYSHKSSTLGCDMRFAIYLPPQAGNGTTVPVMYWLSGLTCTDENFMQKAGAHRIAAELGIAIVAPDTSPRGDHVPDDENEAYDFGKGAGFYVNATQEPWRQNYRMYDYILSELPALIAEHFPVNDNTVISGHSMGGHGALMMALRNPGKFRSVTAFSPICNPVNVPWGQKAFENYLGPKQADWAEYDSSMLMSTAQPTAFTPALVDQGDADGFLKDQLKPETLEQAAKNSGYPLTLRMQEGYDHSYYFIASFIEDHIRFHAKHLGL; from the coding sequence ATGAGCATCGAAAACATTTCCAGCGCCAAAAGTTTCGGCGGCTGGCATAAACAATACAGCCACAAATCATCGACCCTTGGCTGTGACATGCGCTTTGCCATTTACCTGCCGCCCCAGGCAGGTAACGGCACCACGGTCCCGGTGATGTATTGGCTATCGGGCCTGACCTGCACGGATGAAAATTTCATGCAAAAGGCGGGTGCGCACCGCATTGCTGCCGAACTGGGCATTGCCATTGTCGCGCCCGATACCAGCCCGCGCGGCGACCATGTGCCCGATGATGAAAACGAAGCCTATGATTTTGGCAAGGGGGCCGGTTTTTACGTGAATGCCACCCAGGAACCCTGGCGGCAAAATTACCGGATGTATGATTATATCCTGTCAGAACTCCCGGCCCTGATTGCCGAACATTTCCCGGTCAATGACAATACCGTCATTTCCGGCCATTCCATGGGCGGACATGGTGCCCTGATGATGGCATTGCGTAACCCTGGCAAGTTTCGCTCCGTCACCGCCTTTTCGCCTATCTGCAACCCGGTCAATGTGCCCTGGGGCCAAAAGGCGTTTGAAAACTATCTCGGCCCCAAACAGGCCGACTGGGCCGAATATGACAGCTCGATGCTCATGAGCACCGCCCAACCCACCGCCTTCACCCCCGCCCTGGTTGACCAGGGCGATGCCGATGGCTTCCTCAAAGACCAGCTTAAACCCGAAACGCTGGAACAGGCCGCCAAAAACAGCGGCTACCCGCTGACGCTCCGCATGCAGGAAGGCTATGATCACAGCTACTATTTCATCGCCAGCTTCATCGAAGACCATATCCGGTTTCATGCGAAGCATTTGGGGCTTTAA
- a CDS encoding S-(hydroxymethyl)glutathione dehydrogenase/class III alcohol dehydrogenase, translating to MTAQTITCKAAIAWEAGKPLSIEEVQVAPPKAGEVRIKLTATGVCHTDAFTLSGDDPEGIFPAILGHEGGGVVESIGEGVTSVAVGDHVIPLYTPECGECKFCKSGKTNLCSKIRETQGKGLMPDGTTRFSQNGKPIFHYMGCSTFSEYTVLPEISVAKVNKAAPLEEVCLLGCGVTTGMGAATNAAKVKKGDTVAIFGLGGIGLSAIIGCQMAGAERILAIDINEKKFDLAKQLGATDCINPKNFDKPIQQVIVDMTDGGVDYSFECIGNVNVMRSALECCHKGWGESVIIGVAGAGQEISTRPFQLVTGRVWRGTAFGGVKGRSELPTYVERYLAGEFKLSDFITHTMPLEEINHAFDLMHEGESIRSVIHYAPAAK from the coding sequence ATGACTGCACAAACCATCACCTGCAAAGCCGCCATTGCCTGGGAAGCGGGCAAGCCGCTGTCGATTGAAGAAGTTCAGGTTGCGCCGCCCAAGGCCGGTGAAGTGCGCATCAAACTGACCGCCACCGGCGTTTGCCACACCGATGCCTTCACCCTGTCGGGCGATGATCCCGAAGGCATTTTCCCGGCCATTCTGGGCCATGAAGGCGGCGGCGTTGTGGAATCGATTGGTGAAGGTGTGACAAGTGTTGCCGTGGGCGACCATGTTATTCCGCTTTACACGCCGGAATGTGGCGAATGCAAATTCTGCAAATCGGGCAAAACCAACCTGTGCAGCAAAATCCGCGAAACCCAGGGCAAAGGCCTGATGCCCGATGGCACCACACGCTTTTCGCAAAACGGCAAACCGATTTTCCATTATATGGGCTGCTCGACCTTTTCCGAATATACCGTTCTGCCGGAAATTTCGGTCGCCAAAGTCAATAAGGCCGCCCCACTGGAGGAAGTCTGCCTGCTCGGTTGTGGTGTGACCACCGGCATGGGCGCGGCCACCAACGCGGCCAAAGTGAAAAAGGGCGATACCGTTGCCATCTTTGGCCTGGGTGGTATTGGTCTGTCGGCGATTATCGGCTGCCAGATGGCAGGTGCGGAACGCATTCTTGCCATCGACATTAACGAAAAGAAGTTTGATCTGGCCAAGCAGTTGGGGGCAACCGACTGCATCAACCCGAAAAACTTCGACAAGCCGATCCAGCAGGTCATTGTTGATATGACTGATGGCGGCGTTGATTACAGCTTTGAATGTATCGGCAATGTCAATGTCATGCGCTCTGCGCTGGAATGCTGCCACAAGGGCTGGGGTGAATCGGTGATTATCGGTGTAGCCGGGGCCGGGCAGGAAATTTCCACCCGTCCGTTCCAGCTTGTCACCGGGCGCGTCTGGCGCGGCACCGCCTTTGGCGGGGTCAAGGGCCGTTCCGAACTGCCGACCTATGTGGAACGGTATCTGGCGGGTGAATTCAAACTGTCGGACTTCATCACCCACACCATGCCACTTGAAGAAATCAATCATGCCTTTGATCTGATGCACGAAGGCGAAAGCATTCGCAGCGTCATCCATTATGCACCGGCTGCCAAATAA
- a CDS encoding urease accessory protein UreE yields the protein MRRAIEHIPVGQTSAAELRGTVTLAFADRHRRRFRLMDDAGDPFLLDLPHAVRLGDGDFLRLAEGGVIVVRAAAEPVMTITCAGPVATARMAWHIGNRHTPMQVLKDGRLRIVHDHVLREMIIGLGGVVDAEIAPFDPERGAYHGLGGNAHEHGHHHGHDHDFFAHADDDDRPHDHSHAHANASSHSHAHPQDTASGGKHEH from the coding sequence ATGCGGCGCGCGATTGAACATATCCCCGTTGGGCAAACATCTGCCGCCGAACTGCGCGGGACGGTGACGCTGGCCTTTGCCGACCGCCACCGTCGCCGTTTCCGGCTGATGGATGATGCTGGCGACCCTTTTCTGCTCGATCTGCCACACGCGGTGCGCTTGGGCGATGGCGATTTTTTGCGTTTGGCGGAGGGCGGGGTGATTGTGGTGCGCGCCGCCGCCGAACCGGTGATGACCATTACCTGTGCCGGGCCGGTGGCAACGGCCCGCATGGCCTGGCATATTGGCAACCGGCATACGCCGATGCAGGTTTTAAAGGATGGCCGTTTGCGCATTGTCCATGACCATGTTTTGCGCGAAATGATTATTGGCTTGGGCGGTGTGGTGGATGCCGAAATCGCGCCCTTTGACCCGGAACGCGGGGCCTATCACGGCCTGGGCGGCAATGCGCACGAGCACGGCCATCATCATGGCCATGACCACGATTTTTTCGCCCATGCTGACGATGATGATCGTCCGCACGATCATTCCCACGCACACGCAAACGCCTCTTCCCATTCTCATGCCCATCCGCAGGATACTGCAAGCGGGGGCAAGCATGAGCATTAA
- a CDS encoding LysR substrate-binding domain-containing protein produces the protein MSAWDGISECIAVAECQSFTGAAAQLGVSIAHVSRQITALEARLGSKLFYRTTRKVTLTEAGQIYYQHCRQLRDGLEDAERAISSLQDTPRGKLKLTAPTTYGESVIAPLINDFVARYPDLEVQCRFTNQKLDLILEGYDLSVRLGRLEGTPSAIMSQRLSSRRLYVCAAPVYLSKRGEPHSLSELARHNCLPGTLDYWRFEEEGRERTIRIHGNITANSGQALLDAARKGLGIVQLPDFYVDPHIASGELVPILTRYQPSDEGIWALYPANRHLSSKVRMLVEHLERYLG, from the coding sequence ATGAGCGCGTGGGACGGCATTAGTGAATGTATTGCGGTGGCGGAATGCCAGAGCTTTACCGGGGCGGCAGCGCAGCTTGGCGTTTCCATCGCCCATGTCAGCCGCCAAATCACGGCCCTTGAAGCCCGGCTGGGCAGCAAACTGTTTTACCGCACCACCCGCAAAGTCACATTAACCGAAGCCGGGCAAATTTATTACCAGCATTGCCGCCAGTTGCGCGATGGCCTGGAAGATGCCGAACGCGCGATCAGCAGTTTGCAGGATACCCCGCGCGGGAAATTAAAACTGACCGCGCCGACCACTTACGGCGAAAGCGTGATTGCCCCGCTGATCAATGATTTTGTCGCCCGCTATCCGGACCTGGAGGTGCAATGCCGTTTTACCAACCAGAAGCTGGATTTGATTCTGGAGGGCTATGATCTGTCGGTTCGCCTGGGGCGGCTGGAGGGAACGCCCAGTGCGATCATGAGCCAGCGGTTATCATCGCGCAGGCTTTATGTCTGTGCGGCCCCGGTTTATCTGTCAAAGCGAGGGGAACCCCACAGCCTGTCGGAACTGGCCCGGCATAACTGCCTGCCCGGCACGCTGGATTACTGGCGGTTCGAGGAAGAGGGGCGCGAACGCACCATTCGCATCCACGGCAATATCACGGCCAATAGCGGCCAGGCCCTGCTTGATGCCGCGCGCAAGGGCCTGGGTATTGTGCAATTGCCCGATTTTTACGTTGATCCCCATATCGCCAGCGGCGAACTGGTGCCGATCCTTACCCGGTATCAGCCCTCCGATGAAGGCATTTGGGCGCTTTACCCCGCCAACCGGCATTTATCGTCAAAGGTGCGCATGCTGGTGGAGCATTTGGAGCGGTATTTGGGGTGA
- a CDS encoding biotin transporter BioY, whose product MKTRDIVYIALFAALMAVLGLFPPFTLPVTGVPITAQSLAPMLAGAILGARRGGLSVVLFLVLVALGLPLLAGGRGGFGVFLGPTGGFMLGWAVSAFVIGYLIEKFWDRLNVVNTAAIIGFGGIVVLYALGNAWVAVAVDISYWKATVGAAPFLIGDALKVFVATGAALAVRRAYPLVSPA is encoded by the coding sequence ATGAAGACCAGGGACATTGTTTATATCGCGCTGTTTGCGGCGCTGATGGCTGTTTTGGGGCTGTTTCCGCCCTTCACCCTGCCCGTGACGGGTGTTCCTATTACTGCACAGTCGCTTGCGCCGATGCTGGCCGGGGCGATTTTGGGGGCGCGGCGTGGCGGGCTTTCTGTGGTGCTGTTTTTGGTTCTGGTCGCTCTGGGTTTGCCGCTGTTGGCCGGTGGGCGCGGTGGCTTTGGCGTGTTTCTGGGGCCGACGGGCGGTTTCATGCTGGGCTGGGCCGTGTCGGCCTTTGTCATTGGCTATCTGATCGAAAAATTTTGGGATCGCCTGAATGTGGTGAACACGGCGGCGATTATTGGCTTCGGCGGTATTGTCGTGCTTTACGCGCTGGGAAATGCCTGGGTTGCGGTGGCGGTTGATATTTCCTATTGGAAAGCCACGGTGGGGGCGGCACCGTTTCTGATTGGCGATGCCCTGAAGGTTTTTGTTGCCACGGGGGCGGCCCTTGCGGTGCGCCGGGCTTATCCGCTGGTTTCGCCCGCCTGA